The following coding sequences are from one Humulus lupulus chromosome X, drHumLupu1.1, whole genome shotgun sequence window:
- the LOC133804116 gene encoding probable sarcosine oxidase: protein MEYSAEEFDVIVIGAGVMGSSAAYQTSKRGRKTLLLEQYDFLHHRGSSHGESRTIRATYPEDYYTNLVLESYALWEQAESEIGYKVYFKAHQFDMGPSESKSLRAVITSCRKNSLPHRALNSQQVTEQFSGRIQIPENWVGVYSDKGGVIKPSKAVSMFQTLALKNGAVLKDNKEVKDVKRIGVENGGVLVTTASGESFRGKKCVVTVGAWTRKLVKTVCGVELPIQPLETTVSYWRIKDGHVSDYAIGSGFPSFASYGDPYIYGTPSLEYPGLLKVGVHGGYPCDPDKRPWGPGMSLGAMKEWIEKRFSGRVDSSGPVSTQLCMYSMTPDEDFVLDFLGGEFGKDVVVGGGFSGHGFKMAPVVGRLLADLALTGETKGVDLKYFGIGRFVENPKGNVKDYEEQVNLFLRSLI from the coding sequence atgGAATATTCCGCTGAAGAATTCGACGTCATAGTCATCGGCGCCGGAGTCATGGGAAGCTCGGCCGCTTACCAAACCTCAAAGCGAGGCCGAAAGACTCTCCTCCTAGAACAATACGACTTCCTCCACCACCGTGGCTCCTCCCACGGTGAGTCACGCACCATACGCGCTACTTACCCGGAGGACTACTACACTAATCTCGTCCTCGAGTCCTACGCACTCTGGGAACAGGCAGAGTCTGAAATCGGCTACAAGGTCTACTTCAAGGCACACCAGTTTGATATGGGCCCATCAGAGTCCAAAAGCCTCCGTGCCGTCATCACCAGCTGCCGCAAAAACTCCCTCCCTCATCGGGCCTTAAACAGCCAACAAGTGACCGAGCAATTTTCGGGTAGGATTCAGATACCCGAAAACTGGGTCGGGGTTTACTCGGACAAAGGCGGTGTAATTAAGCCATCCAAGGCTGTTTCCATGTTCCAGACTCTAGCTTTGAAAAACGGCGCCGTATTGAAGGACAATAAGGAAGTTAAAGATGTCAAGAGGATAGGCGTGGAAAACGGCGGCGTTTTGGTCACCACCGCAAGTGGCGAGAGTTTTCGCGGAAAGAAATGCGTGGTAACAGTTGGGGCTTGGACACGGAAGTTAGTTAAAACGGTTTGCGGTGTTGAATTACCGATTCAGCCCCTAGAGACCACCGTGAGTTATTGGCGAATCAAAGACGGCCACGTGTCCGACTACGCCATCGGCAGCGGTTTCCCGTCCTTCGCAAGCTACGGAGATCCGTACATATACGGAACGCCGTCGTTGGAGTACCCGGGTCTCCTCAAGGTCGGGGTCCACGGCGGGTACCCTTGCGACCCAGATAAAAGGCCGTGGGGACCTGGGATGTCGCTCGGGGCCATGAAAGAGTGGATTGAGAAGCGGTTTTCGGGTCGAGTAGATTCAAGCGGACCCGTTTCGACTCAGTTGTGCATGTATTCGATGACCCCAGATGAGGATTTTGTGTTGGATTTCTTGGGTGGGGAGTTTGGGAAAGATGTGGTGGTGGGTGGTGGGTTTTCAGGTCACGGGTTCAAGATGGCACCGGTGGTGGGTAGGTTGTTGGCTGATCTGGCGTTGACTGGGGAAACCAAGGGAGTTGACCTCAAGTACTTTGGGATAGGGAGGTTTGTCGAGAATCCTAAAGGTAATGTCAAAGATTACGAGGAGCAAGTCAACCTTTTTCTTCGATCGCTCATCTGA